Proteins encoded together in one Nitrospirota bacterium window:
- the lysA gene encoding diaminopimelate decarboxylase, translating to MYFFQYRGNELYAEDIPVRELAEKYGTPLYIYSYSTLLRHYKAYEDAYHAFPHIICYALKANTNGAILKLLAQQGCGADIVSGGELFRALKAGISPKKIVYAGVGKTEEEIRRALAARVLMFNVESEDELREIDRVAGLMKTKAPIALRINPDIDPQTHPYISTGMKEHKFGISIDQAVEHYRIAARLKNIEVVGVQKHIGSQITKMTPFVDALKRILILLDELKKQKLNIRYLDIGGGLGITYLTEKPPVPADIAKRLLPLLKGRDLTLVMEPGRSIVGNAGILVTRTLYLKKGEGKTFVIVDAGMNDLMRPSLYDAYHHILPVKKSRRGEIKADVVGPICESGDFLAKGRKIERVNRGEFLAVMSAGAYGMSMSSNYNSRPKAAEVMVNGKAHALIARRGTYEDLVQHELIPGFLK from the coding sequence ATGTATTTTTTTCAGTACCGTGGCAATGAATTATATGCAGAGGATATCCCTGTCAGGGAACTGGCCGAAAAATACGGGACGCCGCTCTATATATACAGTTATAGCACGCTTCTCAGGCATTATAAGGCGTATGAAGACGCTTATCATGCATTTCCTCATATTATCTGTTATGCGCTGAAGGCCAATACGAACGGTGCTATCCTGAAGCTGCTCGCACAACAGGGCTGCGGCGCGGACATTGTGTCGGGAGGCGAACTCTTCCGCGCCCTGAAAGCGGGCATATCTCCGAAAAAGATCGTTTATGCCGGCGTAGGCAAGACAGAAGAAGAGATCCGTCGTGCACTTGCCGCAAGGGTCCTTATGTTCAATGTCGAATCAGAGGATGAACTGCGCGAGATCGACAGGGTTGCCGGTCTCATGAAGACAAAAGCGCCTATTGCTCTGAGGATCAATCCTGACATTGACCCCCAGACGCATCCCTATATATCGACGGGCATGAAGGAGCATAAGTTCGGCATATCTATAGATCAAGCCGTTGAACATTATCGGATTGCCGCACGACTGAAAAACATTGAGGTCGTGGGTGTGCAGAAGCATATCGGTTCGCAGATAACCAAGATGACGCCTTTTGTGGATGCACTGAAGCGGATATTGATCCTGCTTGACGAACTGAAAAAGCAGAAGCTGAATATCCGGTATCTCGATATCGGCGGAGGGCTCGGCATTACTTATCTGACGGAAAAGCCGCCTGTGCCTGCTGATATAGCGAAGAGACTCCTGCCGCTGCTGAAGGGACGGGACCTTACCCTGGTCATGGAGCCGGGCAGGTCGATCGTCGGCAATGCAGGCATCCTTGTAACACGGACGCTTTACCTGAAGAAGGGTGAAGGCAAGACCTTTGTTATTGTGGACGCAGGTATGAATGACCTGATGAGGCCTTCCCTGTACGATGCATATCATCATATCCTCCCGGTGAAGAAGTCCAGACGCGGAGAGATCAAGGCAGATGTTGTCGGCCCGATCTGCGAATCGGGTGATTTCCTCGCAAAGGGGAGAAAGATCGAAAGGGTGAACAGAGGGGAGTTCCTTGCGGTGATGAGCGCCGGCGCGTATGGCATGTCCATGAGTTCGAACTACAACAGCAGGCCAAAGGCAGCAGAGGTGATGGTAAACGGAAAGGCCCATGCGCTGATCGCGCGGCGCGGCACGTATGAGGACCTTGTTCAACATGAACTGATACCGGGATTTTTGAAATGA
- a CDS encoding aconitate hydratase — MGRNIVEKIFEAHHAAGELKEGSPISLKVDQVYTQDATGTMAWLQFEAMGLDRVKVPLAVSYVDHNMLQQDYMNPDDHLFLQTAAAKYSAYFSRPGNGICHQVHLEQFAAPGRIALGTDSHTPTGGGMGMIAIGVGGLDAATVMGGSAFELSMPKVVNIQLLGKLKRPYVTAMDVILEILRRLTVKGGVGRILEYSGPGVKDLNVTERATITNMGAELGATTSIFPSDERTKFYLEAVGRGADWVELVADEDASYAEVIKINLSKVEPMIAQPHSPDNVVTVKSLAGTKVNQVCIGSCTNSSYQAMKSVAAILKGNIVDEKVNLLINPGSKQVYEMIAKEGLVTDIIAAGARMLESSCGPCIGMGSAPGSGQVSVRSYNRNFKGRSGTKDASVYLASPVSCAVFALKGEIIDPRESGITIKKFKEPSAYLINRNFLIAPKADTRDGKVIKGPNIKEVSVKGPLTDRIEAEVLLRLGDNITTDDIMPAGSAVLPFRSNIPAISKFVFTNLDNTFSARAMEAKGHGGGIIVGGENYGQGSSREHAAIAPMFLGVQAVIVKSFARIHRSNLINFGILPLLFENSADYEKIEKGDRLRISDILGTINGTQTYRVENTTKGFTFTVTSTLNDRERDVVIKGGLLPYTREQTA, encoded by the coding sequence ATGGGCAGAAACATTGTTGAAAAGATATTTGAAGCGCATCATGCAGCAGGGGAACTGAAGGAGGGCTCTCCAATAAGCCTGAAAGTCGACCAGGTCTATACACAGGATGCAACAGGCACGATGGCATGGCTCCAGTTCGAGGCCATGGGACTTGACCGGGTCAAGGTCCCGCTTGCCGTTTCCTACGTTGACCATAACATGCTGCAGCAGGACTACATGAACCCTGACGACCATCTCTTCCTCCAGACAGCTGCAGCAAAATACAGCGCATATTTCTCCCGCCCCGGTAACGGCATCTGCCACCAGGTGCATCTCGAGCAGTTCGCTGCGCCCGGCAGGATCGCACTCGGAACAGACAGTCATACACCGACCGGTGGCGGCATGGGCATGATCGCCATAGGTGTCGGAGGCCTCGATGCTGCAACCGTTATGGGCGGCTCGGCCTTTGAACTGAGCATGCCTAAGGTCGTAAATATCCAGCTTCTGGGCAAACTGAAGCGGCCGTATGTAACTGCCATGGACGTTATTCTGGAGATTCTGAGAAGACTGACCGTTAAGGGCGGGGTTGGCAGAATACTCGAATACAGCGGTCCCGGCGTCAAGGATTTAAATGTTACGGAGCGGGCAACCATAACAAATATGGGGGCAGAACTTGGCGCAACAACCTCGATCTTCCCGAGTGATGAACGGACAAAATTCTATCTTGAGGCTGTGGGCAGAGGAGCTGACTGGGTTGAACTGGTTGCGGATGAAGATGCCTCGTACGCAGAGGTGATCAAGATCAATCTGAGCAAAGTCGAACCGATGATCGCGCAGCCGCACAGCCCTGACAATGTCGTCACGGTCAAAAGCCTTGCGGGAACAAAGGTGAACCAGGTCTGTATCGGCAGTTGCACAAACTCGTCATATCAGGCAATGAAGTCTGTTGCTGCCATATTGAAAGGAAACATTGTCGACGAAAAAGTAAATCTCCTCATCAATCCGGGGTCAAAGCAGGTGTACGAGATGATCGCAAAAGAAGGCCTTGTCACTGACATCATAGCTGCCGGCGCGCGCATGCTCGAATCGTCCTGCGGGCCCTGTATCGGCATGGGAAGCGCTCCGGGCAGCGGCCAGGTCTCTGTCCGCTCGTACAACCGTAACTTCAAGGGCAGAAGCGGTACCAAGGATGCGTCAGTCTATCTTGCAAGCCCGGTCTCCTGCGCGGTCTTTGCACTCAAGGGAGAAATCATCGATCCGCGCGAATCCGGCATCACCATAAAGAAATTCAAGGAGCCGTCAGCCTATCTGATCAACAGGAACTTCCTCATCGCACCCAAGGCCGATACCCGTGACGGTAAGGTGATCAAAGGCCCGAACATCAAGGAGGTTTCTGTCAAAGGACCGTTGACCGACAGGATCGAAGCAGAGGTGCTGCTGAGGCTTGGCGACAATATAACGACTGACGACATCATGCCTGCCGGTTCTGCTGTCCTGCCCTTCAGGTCGAACATCCCTGCGATCTCTAAATTCGTCTTCACGAATTTAGACAATACCTTCAGCGCAAGGGCAATGGAGGCAAAAGGACATGGCGGCGGCATCATCGTCGGCGGAGAGAACTACGGCCAGGGCTCGTCACGGGAGCATGCGGCCATAGCGCCGATGTTCCTCGGCGTTCAGGCGGTGATCGTAAAATCCTTTGCACGGATACACCGTTCAAACCTGATCAATTTCGGTATACTGCCGCTGCTGTTTGAAAACAGCGCTGATTATGAGAAGATCGAAAAAGGCGACCGGCTGCGCATCAGTGACATCCTCGGGACCATCAACGGGACGCAGACATATCGGGTCGAGAATACGACAAAGGGCTTTACCTTTACGGTTACGTCCACGCTGAACGATCGGGAGAGGGATGTTGTCATAAAAGGAGGCCTTTTGCCCTATACCAGGGAGCAGACAGCATAG
- a CDS encoding site-specific integrase, with the protein MYWFIKQHKGKRVEESLSTDNKRLAEKFYAEKLTAILDGSYFVRKEDPKMSEVIDRYMTEVSPFQKSHERNAEIAEKFKIFFADTPLSEISVSLMSSYKTRRLTGDIKHGRGKGRTAGESTVKKELSFLRQVFARTIEEWELCETNPVRKVIKGLKDTKRVRYVLADEAVKLSAALSQSKMSCLKDMVVIACSTGLREGKIVNLTVSQCDFHRDQINIAGDEMKNEQPFSVKMTAEVKSTLQRVIKERKLISPFIFVNEQGKAFTGETVSMSFKRACERAGIRDLRFHDLRHDFATVLINNGASLYQVQHALGHKDQRMSARYAHLMPEMQNVVEFVEGKEGITTTSNPRYRLERAMS; encoded by the coding sequence ATGTACTGGTTCATTAAGCAGCACAAAGGCAAGAGGGTTGAAGAGTCTCTTAGTACCGACAATAAGCGACTGGCAGAGAAGTTTTATGCCGAGAAACTTACCGCAATCTTGGACGGGTCCTATTTTGTGAGGAAGGAAGATCCTAAAATGAGCGAGGTCATAGATCGTTATATGACAGAGGTTTCACCATTCCAGAAGAGCCACGAGCGCAATGCCGAGATTGCCGAGAAGTTTAAAATCTTCTTTGCTGATACTCCTCTTTCCGAAATCTCCGTATCGTTAATGTCTTCTTACAAGACCCGTCGCCTTACTGGCGACATTAAACACGGGCGAGGGAAGGGCAGGACAGCAGGAGAAAGCACTGTCAAAAAAGAGCTTTCGTTTCTTCGTCAGGTGTTCGCTCGGACAATCGAGGAATGGGAACTTTGCGAAACCAACCCGGTAAGGAAGGTGATCAAGGGTCTTAAGGACACTAAGCGCGTCCGCTATGTCCTGGCTGACGAGGCTGTGAAGCTCTCAGCAGCGCTTTCACAATCGAAGATGTCCTGTCTTAAGGATATGGTTGTAATCGCCTGTTCTACGGGACTACGTGAAGGTAAGATCGTCAATCTTACCGTGTCGCAATGTGACTTTCACCGGGACCAGATCAACATTGCCGGAGACGAGATGAAGAACGAGCAGCCCTTTTCTGTCAAAATGACGGCAGAGGTAAAGAGCACCCTGCAAAGAGTCATAAAGGAAAGAAAACTGATAAGCCCCTTTATCTTCGTCAATGAGCAGGGAAAGGCCTTTACTGGTGAAACCGTCTCTATGTCCTTTAAGAGAGCATGTGAAAGGGCAGGAATCCGCGATCTGAGATTTCACGATCTGAGACATGACTTCGCAACGGTTCTGATCAACAACGGGGCTTCCCTTTATCAGGTTCAGCATGCCCTTGGACACAAAGATCAGAGAATGAGCGCGCGGTACGCTCATCTGATGCCAGAGATGCAAAACGTCGTAGAATTCGTAGAGGGTAAGGAAGGTATTACGACGACTTCGAACCCGCGTTACCGCCTTGAAAGGGCGATGTCCTAG
- a CDS encoding 4-hydroxy-tetrahydrodipicolinate synthase has product MFRGSIVAIVTPFRNGKVDEKALGNLIEWHIKEGTDAIVPCGTTGESATLDYKEHFRVIKFTVDVVNKRVPVIAGTGANATDETIMITKEAKKSGADGALLVCPYYNKPTQEGLYRHYKAVADAVKIPIVLYNVPGRTAVNMLPTTVARLAEIKNIVAIKEATGDMKQVSEVIRLCGDRIAVISGDDFTTIPLMALGGKGVISVSANVAPKLVAQMCAHWEQGRYDEARKIHFKLEPLNNAMFIETNPIPAKTALAMMGKIKEEFRLPLCEMSKANKDKLKAVLKGMKLVK; this is encoded by the coding sequence ATGTTTAGAGGATCAATCGTCGCGATCGTCACACCATTTCGCAATGGCAAGGTGGATGAAAAGGCCCTGGGTAATCTTATCGAGTGGCATATAAAGGAAGGGACCGATGCTATTGTGCCCTGCGGCACAACGGGGGAATCTGCCACTCTTGACTACAAGGAGCATTTCCGGGTGATCAAGTTCACGGTCGATGTGGTGAACAAGCGGGTTCCGGTCATAGCAGGCACAGGCGCAAATGCTACTGACGAGACGATCATGATCACTAAGGAGGCGAAGAAGTCAGGCGCTGACGGAGCGCTGCTTGTCTGCCCATACTATAACAAGCCGACACAGGAAGGCCTGTACCGCCACTACAAGGCTGTTGCCGATGCCGTGAAGATCCCGATCGTGCTCTACAATGTCCCGGGCAGGACCGCCGTGAACATGCTGCCGACAACGGTTGCGCGGCTCGCCGAGATAAAGAATATTGTTGCGATCAAGGAAGCGACCGGGGACATGAAACAGGTGAGCGAGGTGATCAGGCTCTGCGGAGACAGGATCGCTGTGATCTCCGGCGATGATTTCACGACCATCCCGCTTATGGCATTGGGCGGCAAGGGTGTCATCTCGGTCTCTGCCAATGTGGCGCCGAAGCTGGTTGCACAGATGTGTGCGCATTGGGAGCAGGGCAGGTATGATGAGGCACGGAAGATCCATTTCAAGCTCGAACCTCTTAATAACGCCATGTTCATCGAGACGAACCCGATACCGGCAAAGACAGCGCTCGCGATGATGGGCAAGATCAAGGAAGAGTTCAGGCTTCCGCTCTGCGAGATGTCCAAGGCCAATAAGGACAAGCTGAAGGCTGTGTTGAAGGGAATGAAACTGGTTAAGTAA
- a CDS encoding diaminopimelate epimerase, which produces MNLPFVKMHGIGNDFVVIDCRDKAVSDQLSDISDISRRLCDRRFGIGADQILLLQDSITADFRMSIYNADGSEVEMCGNGIRCFAKYIWDRHLSSKQVLEIETPSGIIRPEKAGDMVRVDMGRPELEGRKIPVNLDGIVKDYPLEVDDREFAITCVSMGNPHAVIVVDDADTFDVKRYGPQIETHALFPRKTNVEFIQVIDRQTIKMRVWERGSGETLACGTGASAVAVAANMKEIIDKKVTIKLPGGDLVIELHENGHVYMTGPAEEVFTGTINL; this is translated from the coding sequence ATGAATCTTCCTTTTGTAAAGATGCATGGCATCGGAAATGACTTTGTTGTCATTGACTGTCGCGACAAGGCTGTAAGCGATCAGCTGTCGGACATCAGCGACATAAGCAGGCGTCTCTGTGACCGGCGCTTCGGCATCGGCGCTGACCAGATCCTGCTTCTGCAGGATTCAATTACCGCAGATTTCAGGATGAGCATCTATAACGCCGATGGCAGCGAGGTCGAGATGTGCGGCAATGGCATCCGCTGTTTTGCAAAATATATATGGGACAGGCACCTGTCGTCAAAACAGGTGCTTGAGATCGAGACGCCTTCCGGAATTATCAGGCCGGAAAAAGCCGGCGACATGGTCAGGGTTGACATGGGCAGGCCTGAACTTGAGGGTCGCAAAATCCCGGTGAACCTTGACGGCATTGTCAAAGACTACCCGCTGGAGGTAGATGACAGGGAGTTTGCGATAACCTGTGTTTCGATGGGCAATCCCCATGCGGTAATCGTAGTCGATGACGCGGATACCTTTGATGTAAAGAGGTATGGGCCTCAGATCGAGACGCATGCGCTCTTCCCGAGGAAGACCAATGTCGAGTTCATTCAGGTGATCGACCGGCAGACGATCAAAATGCGCGTTTGGGAGCGCGGCTCAGGAGAGACCCTTGCCTGCGGCACCGGGGCATCTGCTGTTGCGGTTGCAGCCAATATGAAGGAAATTATCGATAAAAAGGTTACGATAAAGCTGCCGGGCGGAGATCTGGTCATCGAACTTCATGAAAATGGGCATGTGTATATGACCGGTCCTGCTGAAGAAGTATTTACAGGAACTATTAATCTGTAG